From the Platichthys flesus chromosome 6, fPlaFle2.1, whole genome shotgun sequence genome, one window contains:
- the ndrg4 gene encoding protein NDRG4 isoform X7, with amino-acid sequence MAGMKEQQFTEEKPLLPEQRGADSDLESCDQLMPAGDWKEHDVETPYGMLHVVIRGAPKGNKPAILTYHDVGLNHKLCFNSFFNNEDMQEITKHFVVCHVDAPGQQVGASQMPQGYLYPTMDQLAGMLPTVVQHFGFKSIVGIGVGAGAYVLAKFALIFPDLVEGLVLLNIDPNGKGWIDWATTKVLASHSSRIKPDRSIPHGNNLPVVSPQLSGLTSALPDVVLPHLFSQEELMNNTELVQSYRQQINNTVNLFNLQLFWNMYNSRRDLEMNRSGTVINAKTLKCPTMLVVGDNAPAEEGVVECNSKLDPTNTTFLKMADSGGLPQLTQPGKLTEAFKYFLQGMGYIAYVKDRRLSGGPVPSASMTRLVRSRTASLTSASSIDGSRSRACTHSDSTEGVGPVTHTMEVSC; translated from the exons gAACATGATGTCGAGACTCCTTATGGGATGCTGCATGTGGTTATCCGCGGTGCGCCCAAAGGGAACAAGCCTGCGATCCTCACCTACCACGATGTGGGGCTGAACC ACAAACTGTGCTTCAACTCCTTCTTCAACAACGAGGACATGCAGGAGATCACCAAGCACTTTGTGGTCTGTCACGTGGACGCCCCGGGGCAGCAGGTCGGAGCGTCTCAGATGCCCCAGGG GTACCTGTATCCCACCATGGACCAGTTGGCCGGGATGTTGCCGACTGTGGTGCAGCACTTTGG ATTTAAGAGCATCGTTGGGATCGGAGTTGGAGCCGGAGCTTACGTTCTGGCCAAGTTCGCT CTGATCTTCCCCGACCTGGTGGAGGGTTTGGTTCTGCTCAACATCGACCCCAATGGCAAAGGATGGATCGACTGGGCCACCACCAAGGTGCTCGCCTCTCACAGCTCACGGATCAAGCCCGACCGTTCGATTCCTCATGGTAATAATCTCCCTGTTGTCTCTCCTCAGCTGTCAGGTCTGACCAGCGCGCTGCCGGATGTGGTGCTGCCACATCTCTTCAGTCAG gaggagctgatgaacAACACAGAGCTGGTGCAGAGCTACCGACAACAGATCAACAACACAGTCAACCTGTTCAACCTGCAGCTCTTCTGGAACATGTACAACAg TCGCAGGGACCTGGAGATGAATCGCAGCGGGACGGTGATCAACGCCAAGACCCTGAA GTGTCCCACGATGCTGGTGGTAGGAGACAACGCTCCGGCTGAGGAAGGAGTG GTTGAGTGCAACTCCAAACTGGATCCGACCAACACCACCTTCCTGAAG ATGGCCGATTCTGGTGGACTCCCCCAGctcacacag CCTGGAAAGCTGACCGAAGCCTTCAAGTACTTCCTGCAGGGAATGGGCTACA TCGCTTATGTGAAGGATCGGAGGTTGAGTGGAGGGCCAG TGCCCTCCGCCAGTATGACCCGCCTGGTGCGCTCCAGGACGGCCTCCCTGACCAGCGCCAGCTCCATCGACGGGTCGCGCTCTCGGGCCTGCACCCACTCCGACAGCACCGAGGGGGTGGGCCCGGTCACCCACACCATGGAGGTGTCCTGCTGA
- the ndrg4 gene encoding protein NDRG4 isoform X9 yields MPECWDGEHDVETPYGMLHVVIRGAPKGNKPAILTYHDVGLNHKLCFNSFFNNEDMQEITKHFVVCHVDAPGQQVGASQMPQGYLYPTMDQLAGMLPTVVQHFGFKSIVGIGVGAGAYVLAKFALIFPDLVEGLVLLNIDPNGKGWIDWATTKVLASHSSRIKPDRSIPHGNNLPVVSPQLSGLTSALPDVVLPHLFSQEELMNNTELVQSYRQQINNTVNLFNLQLFWNMYNSRRDLEMNRSGTVINAKTLKCPTMLVVGDNAPAEEGVVECNSKLDPTNTTFLKMADSGGLPQLTQPGKLTEAFKYFLQGMGYIAYVKDRRLSGGPVPSASMTRLVRSRTASLTSASSIDGSRSRACTHSDSTEGVGPVTHTMEVSC; encoded by the exons ATGCCTGAGTGCTGGGATGGG gAACATGATGTCGAGACTCCTTATGGGATGCTGCATGTGGTTATCCGCGGTGCGCCCAAAGGGAACAAGCCTGCGATCCTCACCTACCACGATGTGGGGCTGAACC ACAAACTGTGCTTCAACTCCTTCTTCAACAACGAGGACATGCAGGAGATCACCAAGCACTTTGTGGTCTGTCACGTGGACGCCCCGGGGCAGCAGGTCGGAGCGTCTCAGATGCCCCAGGG GTACCTGTATCCCACCATGGACCAGTTGGCCGGGATGTTGCCGACTGTGGTGCAGCACTTTGG ATTTAAGAGCATCGTTGGGATCGGAGTTGGAGCCGGAGCTTACGTTCTGGCCAAGTTCGCT CTGATCTTCCCCGACCTGGTGGAGGGTTTGGTTCTGCTCAACATCGACCCCAATGGCAAAGGATGGATCGACTGGGCCACCACCAAGGTGCTCGCCTCTCACAGCTCACGGATCAAGCCCGACCGTTCGATTCCTCATGGTAATAATCTCCCTGTTGTCTCTCCTCAGCTGTCAGGTCTGACCAGCGCGCTGCCGGATGTGGTGCTGCCACATCTCTTCAGTCAG gaggagctgatgaacAACACAGAGCTGGTGCAGAGCTACCGACAACAGATCAACAACACAGTCAACCTGTTCAACCTGCAGCTCTTCTGGAACATGTACAACAg TCGCAGGGACCTGGAGATGAATCGCAGCGGGACGGTGATCAACGCCAAGACCCTGAA GTGTCCCACGATGCTGGTGGTAGGAGACAACGCTCCGGCTGAGGAAGGAGTG GTTGAGTGCAACTCCAAACTGGATCCGACCAACACCACCTTCCTGAAG ATGGCCGATTCTGGTGGACTCCCCCAGctcacacag CCTGGAAAGCTGACCGAAGCCTTCAAGTACTTCCTGCAGGGAATGGGCTACA TCGCTTATGTGAAGGATCGGAGGTTGAGTGGAGGGCCAG TGCCCTCCGCCAGTATGACCCGCCTGGTGCGCTCCAGGACGGCCTCCCTGACCAGCGCCAGCTCCATCGACGGGTCGCGCTCTCGGGCCTGCACCCACTCCGACAGCACCGAGGGGGTGGGCCCGGTCACCCACACCATGGAGGTGTCCTGCTGA
- the ndrg4 gene encoding protein NDRG4 isoform X11, with protein sequence MPECWDGEHDVETPYGMLHVVIRGAPKGNKPAILTYHDVGLNHKLCFNSFFNNEDMQEITKHFVVCHVDAPGQQVGASQMPQGYLYPTMDQLAGMLPTVVQHFGFKSIVGIGVGAGAYVLAKFALIFPDLVEGLVLLNIDPNGKGWIDWATTKLSGLTSALPDVVLPHLFSQEELMNNTELVQSYRQQINNTVNLFNLQLFWNMYNSRRDLEMNRSGTVINAKTLKCPTMLVVGDNAPAEEGVVECNSKLDPTNTTFLKMADSGGLPQLTQPGKLTEAFKYFLQGMGYMPSASMTRLVRSRTASLTSASSIDGSRSRACTHSDSTEGVGPVTHTMEVSC encoded by the exons ATGCCTGAGTGCTGGGATGGG gAACATGATGTCGAGACTCCTTATGGGATGCTGCATGTGGTTATCCGCGGTGCGCCCAAAGGGAACAAGCCTGCGATCCTCACCTACCACGATGTGGGGCTGAACC ACAAACTGTGCTTCAACTCCTTCTTCAACAACGAGGACATGCAGGAGATCACCAAGCACTTTGTGGTCTGTCACGTGGACGCCCCGGGGCAGCAGGTCGGAGCGTCTCAGATGCCCCAGGG GTACCTGTATCCCACCATGGACCAGTTGGCCGGGATGTTGCCGACTGTGGTGCAGCACTTTGG ATTTAAGAGCATCGTTGGGATCGGAGTTGGAGCCGGAGCTTACGTTCTGGCCAAGTTCGCT CTGATCTTCCCCGACCTGGTGGAGGGTTTGGTTCTGCTCAACATCGACCCCAATGGCAAAGGATGGATCGACTGGGCCACCACCAAG CTGTCAGGTCTGACCAGCGCGCTGCCGGATGTGGTGCTGCCACATCTCTTCAGTCAG gaggagctgatgaacAACACAGAGCTGGTGCAGAGCTACCGACAACAGATCAACAACACAGTCAACCTGTTCAACCTGCAGCTCTTCTGGAACATGTACAACAg TCGCAGGGACCTGGAGATGAATCGCAGCGGGACGGTGATCAACGCCAAGACCCTGAA GTGTCCCACGATGCTGGTGGTAGGAGACAACGCTCCGGCTGAGGAAGGAGTG GTTGAGTGCAACTCCAAACTGGATCCGACCAACACCACCTTCCTGAAG ATGGCCGATTCTGGTGGACTCCCCCAGctcacacag CCTGGAAAGCTGACCGAAGCCTTCAAGTACTTCCTGCAGGGAATGGGCTACA TGCCCTCCGCCAGTATGACCCGCCTGGTGCGCTCCAGGACGGCCTCCCTGACCAGCGCCAGCTCCATCGACGGGTCGCGCTCTCGGGCCTGCACCCACTCCGACAGCACCGAGGGGGTGGGCCCGGTCACCCACACCATGGAGGTGTCCTGCTGA
- the ndrg4 gene encoding protein NDRG4 isoform X10, whose translation MPECWDGEHDVETPYGMLHVVIRGAPKGNKPAILTYHDVGLNHKLCFNSFFNNEDMQEITKHFVVCHVDAPGQQVGASQMPQGYLYPTMDQLAGMLPTVVQHFGFKSIVGIGVGAGAYVLAKFALIFPDLVEGLVLLNIDPNGKGWIDWATTKLSGLTSALPDVVLPHLFSQEELMNNTELVQSYRQQINNTVNLFNLQLFWNMYNSRRDLEMNRSGTVINAKTLKCPTMLVVGDNAPAEEGVVECNSKLDPTNTTFLKMADSGGLPQLTQPGKLTEAFKYFLQGMGYIAYVKDRRLSGGPVPSASMTRLVRSRTASLTSASSIDGSRSRACTHSDSTEGVGPVTHTMEVSC comes from the exons ATGCCTGAGTGCTGGGATGGG gAACATGATGTCGAGACTCCTTATGGGATGCTGCATGTGGTTATCCGCGGTGCGCCCAAAGGGAACAAGCCTGCGATCCTCACCTACCACGATGTGGGGCTGAACC ACAAACTGTGCTTCAACTCCTTCTTCAACAACGAGGACATGCAGGAGATCACCAAGCACTTTGTGGTCTGTCACGTGGACGCCCCGGGGCAGCAGGTCGGAGCGTCTCAGATGCCCCAGGG GTACCTGTATCCCACCATGGACCAGTTGGCCGGGATGTTGCCGACTGTGGTGCAGCACTTTGG ATTTAAGAGCATCGTTGGGATCGGAGTTGGAGCCGGAGCTTACGTTCTGGCCAAGTTCGCT CTGATCTTCCCCGACCTGGTGGAGGGTTTGGTTCTGCTCAACATCGACCCCAATGGCAAAGGATGGATCGACTGGGCCACCACCAAG CTGTCAGGTCTGACCAGCGCGCTGCCGGATGTGGTGCTGCCACATCTCTTCAGTCAG gaggagctgatgaacAACACAGAGCTGGTGCAGAGCTACCGACAACAGATCAACAACACAGTCAACCTGTTCAACCTGCAGCTCTTCTGGAACATGTACAACAg TCGCAGGGACCTGGAGATGAATCGCAGCGGGACGGTGATCAACGCCAAGACCCTGAA GTGTCCCACGATGCTGGTGGTAGGAGACAACGCTCCGGCTGAGGAAGGAGTG GTTGAGTGCAACTCCAAACTGGATCCGACCAACACCACCTTCCTGAAG ATGGCCGATTCTGGTGGACTCCCCCAGctcacacag CCTGGAAAGCTGACCGAAGCCTTCAAGTACTTCCTGCAGGGAATGGGCTACA TCGCTTATGTGAAGGATCGGAGGTTGAGTGGAGGGCCAG TGCCCTCCGCCAGTATGACCCGCCTGGTGCGCTCCAGGACGGCCTCCCTGACCAGCGCCAGCTCCATCGACGGGTCGCGCTCTCGGGCCTGCACCCACTCCGACAGCACCGAGGGGGTGGGCCCGGTCACCCACACCATGGAGGTGTCCTGCTGA